One stretch of Balneola sp. MJW-20 DNA includes these proteins:
- a CDS encoding M16 family metallopeptidase, which translates to MRPNIFFSTLIAISLLFVSCNNSQQQDFKVDYEKFTLDNGLEVIFHKDSSDPVTAVALTFHVGSAREKEGKTGFAHLFEHLLFLESENLGKGGLDKMSSRIGGSGANGSTSRDRTNYFQTVPNDALEKMIWAEADKVGYFINTVTEAVVAKEKQVVKNEKRQSYDNRPYGHTNYVITKNMYPEGHPYNWEVIGSLEDLQNATLADVKEFYNRWYVPNNATLVIAGDFDFDQAKEWVHKYFDEIPRGEEIEPLEVQRAELNETKKLMYEDNFARLPELRYTWAGVENYHPDSYALNILSQLLTSGKKSPFYKVLVEEKQLTSNASMFNRTSELAGEVALNVRAYPNTDLDSVALAIDEAFARFEQDGFTDADLDRIKAGIETGFYNGLSSVLGKAFQLAQYNIFAGDPGFINQDIKNILAVTKEDVMRVYDQYVKGQEKVVTSFVPKGQAELALSDSDMAEVVEEQIVMGREDEQFTLPEETEYERTPSSFDRSTEPPYGNSPELSVPDVWNASMANGMTVYGIENNELPLVNFNIRIKGGMLLEDEEKIGVSNLMAQLMTKGTANKTPEELEEAIDELGANIRVNSGRQYITVSATTLRKNYEKTLDLVEEILMEPRWDAAEFELVKQNTLSQIAQITANPNAIAANAFDNLIYGEENILSNNPIGSSESVEAITLDDLKSYYESNLSPSLTDVHVVGSISQSDVLNSLSELESAWTAKDVRLPELNFPDAPESSKVYFYDVPDAKQSVIRFGYLAMSETDEDYYPALVMNYILGGGGFASRLTQELREGKGYTYGIRSGFSGTDLPGAFSISSGVRTNVTYESAALVKQILEDYPDTFTEQDLSTTKSFLIKSNARAFETAGAKLNMLENLSAYGWSPEYVKEREAIVNNMTIERIQDLANQYADPDRMIYVVVGDARTQMDRLSQLGYGEPVLLNGYFKEGMD; encoded by the coding sequence ATGAGACCGAATATATTCTTCTCTACCCTAATAGCCATTAGTCTGTTATTTGTTTCCTGTAACAACAGCCAGCAACAGGACTTCAAAGTTGATTACGAAAAATTCACCCTGGATAATGGCCTTGAGGTCATCTTTCATAAGGACTCTTCAGATCCGGTAACTGCAGTGGCCCTGACCTTTCATGTAGGATCTGCCAGGGAAAAAGAAGGTAAGACCGGTTTTGCTCACCTGTTTGAGCATCTTTTATTCCTGGAATCCGAGAATCTCGGTAAAGGCGGACTGGATAAGATGAGCTCCCGGATCGGTGGTTCCGGAGCGAATGGCTCTACCTCCAGAGACCGTACAAACTACTTCCAGACGGTTCCCAATGATGCACTGGAAAAAATGATCTGGGCTGAAGCAGATAAGGTGGGTTATTTTATTAATACTGTGACCGAAGCTGTTGTTGCCAAGGAAAAGCAAGTAGTGAAGAATGAGAAGCGACAGAGTTATGATAACCGACCTTACGGACATACTAACTATGTGATCACCAAGAATATGTATCCCGAAGGACATCCCTATAACTGGGAAGTGATCGGTTCTCTGGAAGATCTACAGAATGCAACACTGGCTGATGTAAAGGAATTCTACAATCGCTGGTATGTTCCCAATAACGCCACGCTGGTGATTGCCGGTGACTTTGATTTCGACCAGGCTAAGGAATGGGTACATAAGTATTTCGATGAGATCCCCCGGGGTGAAGAGATCGAGCCGCTGGAGGTACAGCGTGCTGAATTGAATGAGACCAAAAAGCTGATGTATGAGGACAACTTCGCCCGACTGCCCGAGCTAAGATATACCTGGGCCGGAGTAGAAAATTATCACCCCGACTCTTATGCCCTTAACATCTTATCACAGCTGCTCACTTCCGGGAAGAAGTCCCCATTTTACAAGGTTCTGGTTGAAGAGAAACAACTGACTTCTAACGCATCTATGTTCAACCGTACCTCTGAACTTGCCGGTGAGGTCGCATTAAATGTTCGTGCTTACCCGAATACAGATCTGGATAGCGTGGCATTGGCAATCGACGAAGCCTTCGCCCGATTTGAACAAGATGGTTTTACGGATGCAGACCTGGATCGTATCAAAGCAGGTATTGAGACCGGTTTTTACAATGGATTGTCCAGTGTACTCGGCAAAGCTTTTCAGCTGGCTCAGTATAATATCTTTGCCGGAGACCCCGGTTTTATCAACCAGGATATCAAAAACATCCTTGCCGTCACCAAAGAAGATGTGATGCGGGTTTATGACCAATATGTTAAGGGACAGGAAAAGGTGGTAACCAGCTTTGTACCCAAAGGACAAGCTGAACTGGCACTGTCTGATTCCGATATGGCGGAAGTGGTGGAAGAGCAGATCGTCATGGGACGAGAAGATGAGCAATTCACACTCCCGGAAGAGACCGAATATGAGCGCACCCCGTCCAGCTTTGACCGTTCTACAGAACCACCTTATGGGAATAGTCCAGAGCTTAGTGTGCCGGATGTTTGGAATGCCTCTATGGCTAACGGGATGACCGTTTACGGTATCGAGAATAATGAACTTCCTCTGGTCAATTTCAACATCCGCATCAAGGGCGGTATGCTGCTGGAGGATGAAGAAAAGATCGGTGTTTCAAATCTGATGGCTCAGCTAATGACGAAAGGAACAGCTAATAAGACTCCGGAAGAACTGGAAGAAGCTATTGATGAGCTGGGAGCGAATATCCGGGTGAATTCCGGTCGCCAGTATATCACTGTTTCAGCAACCACACTCAGAAAGAATTACGAGAAGACCCTGGACCTGGTAGAAGAGATCCTGATGGAACCCCGATGGGATGCAGCAGAATTTGAACTGGTCAAGCAAAATACCCTGAGCCAGATCGCTCAGATCACCGCCAATCCAAATGCTATAGCAGCTAACGCATTCGATAATCTGATCTACGGTGAGGAAAACATTCTATCCAACAACCCGATTGGAAGTTCTGAAAGCGTTGAGGCTATTACTCTTGATGATCTGAAATCATATTATGAAAGTAACCTTAGCCCATCGCTTACGGATGTTCATGTAGTAGGATCCATCAGTCAGTCGGATGTGCTTAATTCGCTAAGCGAACTGGAATCAGCCTGGACAGCAAAGGATGTCCGCCTTCCGGAACTTAACTTCCCGGATGCACCGGAATCATCCAAGGTCTATTTCTATGATGTACCGGATGCCAAACAATCTGTGATCCGCTTTGGTTACCTGGCCATGTCCGAAACGGATGAGGACTACTATCCGGCACTGGTCATGAATTATATACTCGGAGGGGGCGGATTTGCATCACGCCTTACCCAGGAGCTGCGTGAAGGAAAAGGATATACCTACGGGATCCGGTCCGGTTTCTCTGGGACTGATCTTCCGGGAGCGTTTTCCATTAGCAGTGGAGTAAGAACTAATGTTACTTATGAATCAGCTGCACTCGTCAAGCAAATACTCGAAGACTATCCGGATACCTTTACTGAGCAGGATCTTTCCACGACTAAAAGCTTCCTGATCAAGTCGAATGCTAGAGCATTCGAAACAGCCGGTGCTAAACTAAATATGCTGGAAAACCTAAGTGCCTATGGGTGGTCACCGGAATATGTAAAGGAAAGAGAGGCTATTGTCAATAATATGACCATCGAACGTATCCAGGATCTGGCTAATCAATATGCCGATCCGGACCGCATGATCTATGTAGTTGTGGGTGATGCCAGAACTCAGATGGATCGTCTGAGTCAGCTTGGCTACGGTGAACCGGTACTGCTGAACGGATACTTTAAAGAAGGAATGGATTAG
- a CDS encoding DUF3109 family protein: MFKVQNTILSDDIATAKFSCDLPRCKGACCVVGDAGAPVAKEEIPVLHKAYRFLKDELRPEAVQVAEKEGVVVGTEKTGYELSCVNGAECIFVDYDQDEVAYCTIQKAYFEGRFNWEKPISCHLFPVRLKRIAGFDYANYEYVPKLCAAACKKGEKEDTGLAEFLEKPLVRRYGKKWYREFLESCEEIRESSK; this comes from the coding sequence TTGTTCAAAGTTCAGAACACCATACTTTCAGATGATATCGCGACGGCTAAGTTTTCCTGCGACCTTCCACGATGCAAAGGCGCCTGCTGTGTGGTGGGTGATGCCGGAGCTCCGGTGGCAAAAGAGGAGATCCCGGTGCTGCATAAGGCTTATCGTTTTCTGAAGGATGAGCTTCGTCCGGAAGCCGTACAAGTTGCAGAGAAAGAGGGTGTTGTGGTCGGTACTGAAAAAACAGGTTATGAATTATCCTGTGTAAACGGAGCGGAATGTATCTTCGTTGATTATGACCAGGATGAGGTCGCATATTGTACCATTCAAAAAGCTTATTTTGAAGGACGATTCAACTGGGAAAAACCAATCAGCTGCCATTTATTTCCGGTCAGACTGAAGCGTATTGCAGGATTTGATTATGCGAATTACGAATATGTTCCTAAATTATGCGCAGCTGCCTGCAAAAAAGGGGAAAAAGAGGATACGGGGCTGGCAGAATTCCTAGAGAAACCGTTAGTAAGAAGATACGGCAAGAAATGGTACAGAGAATTCCTCGAATCCTGTGAGGAGATCCGTGAAAGTAGTAAATAA
- the rpoN gene encoding RNA polymerase factor sigma-54: MISNRQKLGQRQSLGQQQKLSPQQLQYIKLLQLPTIALEQRIKEELEMNPVLEEGESPEQITESLSSEEEDSKESEEALESLEEHEVDWDEFESNTEYDGEQYSTTYNPDMDEWRDLPNPYQTSLLEELEEQVALLDLTEEEELIADQILGSLDEDGYFRREAEAVVDNIAFNHGILIKEKDVERVRRQIQQLDPIGIASSDLQECLIIQLEESPKSLKGKDLAIRILKDAWAAFEKKHFKKLLSKFNVEEADLKEAFEAIRHMDPRPGAVSKGLEETQNYIEPDFEVYWRGHNDGETDRGEFVIQLNQRNAPSLRISPDYKQMWNEIKAKKKKDRDQNAHTFIKGKIDSAQWFIESIKQRQNTLMNTMKTIVVLQEDFFKFGDGLKPMILKDVAERIGMDISTVSRVVNGKYVQTNFGVYELKYFFNEGLETESGEEVSNREVKNLLGTMIDKEDKRKPLSDQELANRLQEKGYKVARRTVSKYREQLNLPVARLRKQII, translated from the coding sequence ATGATTAGCAACCGGCAAAAATTAGGTCAAAGACAGTCACTGGGCCAGCAGCAGAAGCTGTCGCCTCAGCAGTTGCAGTATATCAAATTACTGCAGCTTCCGACCATTGCCCTGGAACAGCGGATCAAAGAAGAACTGGAGATGAATCCGGTGCTGGAAGAGGGAGAGTCACCTGAGCAGATCACAGAATCCCTCAGTTCTGAGGAAGAGGACAGCAAAGAAAGTGAAGAAGCACTGGAGTCGCTGGAAGAACATGAAGTGGACTGGGATGAATTTGAGTCCAATACCGAATATGACGGTGAACAGTATTCCACCACTTACAATCCGGATATGGATGAGTGGAGAGATCTGCCGAATCCTTATCAGACCTCGCTGCTCGAAGAGCTGGAGGAACAGGTGGCTCTGCTGGACCTTACCGAAGAAGAAGAACTTATAGCCGACCAGATCCTGGGTTCACTGGATGAAGACGGATACTTTCGTCGTGAAGCAGAAGCAGTGGTCGATAATATAGCCTTCAATCACGGCATCCTGATCAAGGAAAAAGATGTGGAACGGGTACGCCGGCAGATACAGCAGCTGGATCCCATCGGGATCGCATCCAGTGATCTGCAGGAATGCCTGATCATACAGCTGGAGGAATCCCCGAAATCACTCAAAGGGAAGGATCTGGCGATTCGGATCCTGAAAGATGCATGGGCCGCTTTCGAGAAGAAGCATTTTAAGAAACTGTTGTCCAAGTTCAACGTGGAGGAAGCGGATCTGAAAGAGGCATTCGAAGCCATCCGTCATATGGATCCCCGGCCGGGAGCGGTTTCCAAGGGATTGGAAGAGACCCAGAATTATATCGAACCCGATTTTGAGGTCTACTGGCGCGGACATAATGACGGGGAAACCGATCGTGGCGAATTCGTCATCCAGTTGAATCAGCGGAATGCACCTTCACTTCGGATCTCTCCGGATTATAAACAGATGTGGAATGAGATCAAGGCTAAAAAGAAGAAGGACCGTGATCAGAATGCCCACACCTTCATTAAAGGCAAGATCGATTCAGCCCAGTGGTTCATAGAATCCATCAAGCAGCGGCAGAATACCCTGATGAATACCATGAAGACCATTGTGGTGCTGCAGGAAGACTTCTTTAAATTCGGAGATGGCCTTAAGCCCATGATCCTGAAAGACGTTGCTGAACGGATCGGCATGGATATATCCACAGTATCCCGGGTGGTAAACGGAAAATACGTGCAGACCAATTTTGGGGTGTACGAACTCAAGTATTTCTTCAACGAGGGACTGGAAACGGAAAGCGGGGAAGAGGTTTCCAACCGTGAAGTGAAGAACCTGCTGGGAACCATGATCGACAAGGAAGACAAGCGTAAACCACTGAGCGATCAGGAACTGGCTAACCGCCTGCAGGAAAAAGGATATAAGGTGGCCCGCCGTACCGTCAGTAAATACCGGGAGCAGCTCAATCTGCCGGTCGCCCGTCTCCGCAAGCAGATCATATAG
- a CDS encoding 6-bladed beta-propeller: MRMRYVIAVLILLSACSGKEQNDPDNPGLNVSLERVQSIYEDPDNENSFMSNIRFLDADEAGNVYMYSGQRNVIMKYLADGSFDRIIGGPGEGPGEYSDVTMMHVRGDSLYIFSRDTQRLLVYDLEGVSYNAIQAGSNLSYPVLQPTGYGYAGFHSNSWFTDEDHAIGHVYDHTLRSQHEDMLMISAFYPGMVEQTLNVLAGSGPLNVVMLDDYTALAAPIVYRGQIYELSYDTTSGQWVKSDSMRSFEAGKLYEEVPRSSKQNDMSFIGPGMEEPANYRYLSRSNRLFITDEEDIVNFTYRDEGDRRDFGVEVFDANYNYLGFDTLETDPLYGDDEFIYFDTPDAYKNGKFYRSSYDRDQGISFVEVLELSIE; encoded by the coding sequence ATGAGAATGCGGTATGTGATCGCAGTATTGATTTTACTATCGGCCTGTTCCGGTAAAGAGCAGAATGATCCGGATAACCCCGGCCTGAATGTCAGTCTGGAAAGAGTTCAATCTATTTATGAAGACCCGGATAATGAGAATTCATTTATGTCCAATATCCGCTTTCTGGATGCAGACGAAGCCGGAAATGTATACATGTACAGCGGACAGCGAAACGTGATCATGAAGTACCTGGCCGATGGAAGCTTTGACAGGATCATCGGCGGACCGGGAGAAGGGCCCGGGGAATATTCCGATGTGACCATGATGCATGTACGCGGGGATTCCCTCTACATTTTTTCCAGGGATACTCAGCGCCTGCTGGTTTATGACCTGGAGGGAGTATCCTATAACGCCATTCAGGCCGGATCCAATCTCAGCTACCCGGTGCTGCAACCCACCGGATACGGTTATGCGGGTTTCCACAGCAACAGCTGGTTCACCGATGAAGACCATGCGATCGGTCATGTATACGATCATACCCTGAGATCTCAGCATGAGGATATGCTGATGATATCCGCTTTCTATCCCGGGATGGTGGAGCAGACCCTGAATGTGCTGGCCGGGAGCGGGCCGCTGAATGTTGTTATGCTCGATGATTACACGGCACTGGCTGCACCAATAGTATACCGCGGACAGATCTATGAGCTATCCTATGATACGACGTCAGGGCAGTGGGTAAAGTCCGATTCCATGCGCTCATTTGAAGCAGGGAAATTATATGAAGAAGTTCCGCGGAGCAGTAAACAGAATGATATGAGTTTCATCGGTCCCGGCATGGAAGAGCCGGCCAATTACCGATACCTGTCCCGGTCCAACCGGTTGTTCATCACAGACGAAGAAGATATTGTCAATTTTACTTACCGGGATGAGGGAGACCGGCGCGACTTTGGGGTGGAGGTCTTCGATGCGAACTACAACTATCTGGGATTCGACACCCTGGAGACCGACCCGTTGTATGGGGATGATGAATTCATTTACTTCGACACGCCCGATGCCTATAAGAACGGAAAGTTCTACCGCAGCAGCTACGATCGTGATCAGGGGATCAGCTTTGTGGAGGTGCTGGAGCTAAGCATAGAGTGA
- a CDS encoding MauE/DoxX family redox-associated membrane protein, producing MNVIERYIRYIIGGVFLAAGVIKFLDPEKTSDIIVFFEILPHEQAIAFVYLTALVEVTLAILLVIKVKPKWTGAAITGLCFVFVCISLLGWLNNWNLACGCFGRFSYGKFDGMMTLRNSVLLVMSAGVFYQSSKREALRKSQN from the coding sequence ATGAATGTGATCGAGAGGTATATTCGATATATAATTGGTGGAGTGTTCCTGGCTGCCGGAGTAATTAAGTTTTTAGATCCGGAGAAAACATCGGACATCATAGTTTTTTTTGAGATCCTACCTCATGAACAAGCCATCGCTTTTGTATATCTCACCGCCCTGGTAGAGGTTACATTAGCGATCCTATTGGTGATAAAGGTGAAGCCTAAGTGGACGGGTGCTGCGATTACGGGACTTTGTTTTGTATTCGTATGCATCAGTCTCTTAGGATGGCTCAATAACTGGAACCTGGCCTGCGGGTGCTTCGGGCGGTTTTCTTATGGAAAATTTGACGGGATGATGACCCTGAGAAACAGTGTATTACTGGTCATGTCTGCAGGGGTATTCTATCAGTCAAGCAAGAGAGAGGCTTTGCGTAAAAGCCAAAACTAA
- the lepB gene encoding signal peptidase I → MISVIFFGILCSAFILLKVYKVQTRSMVPAILPGDYILVSRYQVSPVRGDIIAFYRKREDGSRVMIKRVFAAAGDTMHITNSTMNSGNLSIPHDPAFIWLRGRVGSKEDTVLNYKYFLLESISASNLNRSPATGRDTRDSSIIVPGNHIFVVGDNYTESMDSRFWGFVHQDQIIGEVIASI, encoded by the coding sequence ATGATATCAGTAATTTTCTTCGGCATTTTATGTAGTGCATTCATTCTTCTAAAAGTCTACAAAGTCCAGACTCGGTCTATGGTTCCGGCAATATTACCGGGTGACTATATCCTGGTCAGCAGGTATCAGGTTAGCCCGGTAAGAGGAGATATCATTGCATTTTATAGGAAAAGAGAAGATGGAAGTCGGGTAATGATCAAAAGAGTATTTGCAGCAGCAGGTGATACCATGCACATAACAAATTCTACAATGAACTCCGGAAACCTGAGCATTCCGCATGATCCGGCTTTTATATGGTTAAGGGGGAGAGTAGGCTCTAAGGAGGATACCGTACTTAATTATAAGTACTTCCTCCTGGAGTCTATTTCCGCTTCAAACCTGAATAGGTCCCCTGCCACAGGAAGAGATACCAGAGACTCATCGATCATTGTTCCCGGTAATCATATATTTGTAGTAGGGGATAATTACACAGAAAGTATGGACAGCAGGTTTTGGGGTTTTGTTCACCAGGATCAGATTATAGGTGAAGTAATTGCAAGCATTTAG
- a CDS encoding helix-turn-helix domain-containing protein — protein MEKKIKNAIDLVRENLSEIHNVAEWSDEMGYKKPRNFSEDFNDCFGEKPLKVLVKLKLAKAINMLQKDPDILHYQVARAIGLANEQSLYKFIKHHTGKPPTHFKKKKQVS, from the coding sequence ATGGAAAAGAAGATCAAAAATGCCATTGACCTGGTAAGGGAGAATCTGTCTGAAATTCATAATGTAGCGGAGTGGTCAGATGAAATGGGGTATAAAAAGCCGAGAAATTTTTCTGAAGACTTCAATGACTGCTTTGGTGAAAAGCCACTTAAAGTTCTGGTGAAACTAAAGCTGGCCAAAGCGATCAACATGCTACAGAAAGATCCTGATATTCTTCATTATCAGGTGGCGAGAGCTATTGGCCTTGCTAATGAACAGTCTTTATATAAATTCATAAAACATCATACGGGGAAACCGCCTACTCACTTCAAAAAGAAAAAACAAGTTTCCTGA